A genomic region of Microbacterium schleiferi contains the following coding sequences:
- a CDS encoding asparaginase — translation MSETLPVAAAVELARVERGGFVESRHAGAAIVLDADGQVVEQFGDADAPILPRSSLKPIQALACLAAGAPLAGETLALATASHAGTDRHVAVVRDVLDAAGLDERSLQCPPAWPSDTATRDALVRAGGEPERLRMNCSGKHAAMLAACVAQGWDIATYLDAEHPLQVQIRELVERLTGERVQASVVDGCGAPVFAVTLAGLAKAAHRIGGSSERSPFALHRNAAALVAAVRAHPWTIDGPGRPDTIAIQETGVFAKGGAEGVMIMVAPDGTTAALKMLDGSARASTIVSLRLLERAGALSPADVSRAREALPLRVRGGERDVGVISPAF, via the coding sequence GTGTCTGAGACCCTCCCTGTTGCCGCTGCCGTCGAGCTTGCGCGGGTCGAACGAGGTGGATTCGTGGAATCCCGCCATGCCGGCGCGGCGATCGTTCTGGACGCGGACGGTCAGGTCGTCGAGCAGTTCGGCGACGCCGATGCGCCGATCCTTCCTCGATCGTCACTGAAGCCCATCCAAGCGCTCGCGTGTCTGGCGGCGGGTGCACCGCTTGCGGGAGAGACGCTCGCGCTGGCAACCGCGAGCCATGCCGGCACCGACCGTCACGTCGCCGTCGTCCGTGACGTGCTCGACGCTGCCGGGCTCGATGAGCGCAGCCTGCAGTGCCCGCCAGCGTGGCCTTCCGACACCGCTACCCGCGATGCCCTGGTCCGCGCCGGCGGGGAACCTGAACGGCTCCGAATGAACTGTTCCGGCAAACATGCCGCAATGCTCGCGGCCTGCGTCGCGCAGGGGTGGGATATCGCCACCTACCTCGACGCGGAGCATCCGCTGCAGGTCCAGATCCGCGAACTCGTGGAGCGGCTCACGGGAGAGCGGGTTCAGGCATCCGTCGTCGATGGATGCGGCGCTCCTGTGTTCGCTGTCACCCTGGCGGGCCTGGCGAAGGCAGCGCACCGGATCGGAGGCTCCTCGGAGCGGTCCCCGTTCGCGCTGCATCGGAACGCGGCGGCGCTCGTTGCTGCCGTGCGCGCGCATCCGTGGACGATCGACGGCCCGGGCCGACCCGATACCATCGCGATCCAGGAGACGGGCGTCTTCGCAAAGGGCGGCGCCGAAGGCGTGATGATCATGGTCGCCCCGGACGGCACGACGGCAGCCCTCAAGATGCTCGATGGCTCTGCCCGGGCGTCGACGATCGTTTCGCTGCGGCTGTTGGAGCGTGCGGGGGCGCTGAGTCCCGCCGATGTCTCGCGCGCCCGGGAGGCTCTGCCGTTGCGGGTACGCGGCGGCGAACGGGACGTCGGCGTCATCTCGCCGGCGTTCTGA
- a CDS encoding OsmC family protein, translating to MLGEHDYTVRAEWTGNRGVGTAGYRDYARDVTLRIEGKPELLASSDKPFRGDASRWNPEDLLVASLSECHLLSYLHAAVQAGVVVVSYRDTATGIMVEDGRGGGRFREVTLNPVVMVAEESMRGAAEAAHAQANAWCFIANSVNFPVHHRVTTLVAGVDD from the coding sequence ATGTTGGGTGAACACGACTACACCGTCCGCGCCGAATGGACCGGAAATCGGGGCGTCGGGACCGCGGGATATCGCGACTATGCCCGGGACGTGACGCTTCGGATCGAGGGCAAACCGGAGCTCCTCGCCTCCAGTGACAAGCCGTTTCGCGGGGATGCGTCGCGGTGGAATCCCGAGGATCTTCTCGTCGCGTCCCTGAGCGAATGCCACCTGCTGTCGTACTTGCACGCCGCCGTGCAGGCGGGAGTCGTGGTGGTTTCCTACCGAGACACGGCGACCGGGATCATGGTGGAAGACGGCCGGGGTGGGGGCAGGTTCCGTGAGGTGACGCTGAATCCGGTCGTGATGGTCGCGGAGGAGTCGATGCGTGGCGCTGCCGAGGCGGCGCACGCGCAGGCCAACGCGTGGTGTTTCATCGCGAACTCGGTGAACTTCCCGGTGCACCACCGTGTGACGACTCTCGTGGCGGGCGTCGACGACTGA
- a CDS encoding lysophospholipid acyltransferase family protein gives MVITPLARLVYRPRVEGKDLVPKTGPIIFASNHLSFIDSIAIPVAAPRQVHFLAKSSYFEGTGLSGWASRQFFTSIGAIPVRRGAGQAALDALDQQRTLLESGSAVALYPEGTRSLDGRLYKGRTGVAFLALQTGAPVVPVGLIGTDKVMPKGATMPSLKHRVTVKFGQPLDLSHHGESSSGRARRSATDEIMAAIHALSGQELAGAYNEVQPQSPIERIKQALPHERR, from the coding sequence ATGGTGATCACCCCGCTGGCCCGCCTGGTCTACCGCCCCCGGGTCGAGGGCAAGGATCTGGTGCCGAAGACGGGCCCGATCATTTTCGCGAGCAACCACCTCTCGTTCATCGACTCGATCGCCATTCCCGTCGCCGCTCCCCGCCAGGTTCACTTCCTCGCGAAGTCCAGCTACTTCGAAGGCACCGGTCTGTCGGGCTGGGCGTCGCGACAGTTCTTCACCTCGATCGGCGCCATTCCAGTACGCCGAGGCGCCGGCCAAGCCGCCCTCGACGCCCTCGATCAGCAGCGCACGCTCCTGGAGAGCGGAAGCGCGGTAGCGCTCTATCCCGAGGGCACGCGGTCGCTTGACGGGCGCCTCTACAAGGGGCGTACCGGCGTTGCCTTCCTCGCGCTGCAGACGGGTGCTCCGGTGGTTCCCGTCGGTCTCATCGGCACCGACAAGGTCATGCCCAAGGGAGCGACGATGCCCTCACTGAAGCACCGTGTCACGGTGAAGTTCGGTCAGCCCTTGGACCTGTCGCATCACGGCGAGTCCTCATCCGGTCGTGCCCGCCGCTCGGCAACGGACGAGATCATGGCCGCCATCCACGCCCTCTCCGGTCAGGAGCTCGCGGGTGCCTACAACGAAGTCCAGCCGCAGTCACCCATCGAGCGCATCAAGCAGGCGCTGCCCCACGAGCGCCGCTGA
- a CDS encoding FKBP-type peptidyl-prolyl cis-trans isomerase produces the protein MRSRSVLALTVAATAALLLAGCTSSSESDPTATTANNGGLCAAAADSGPVSESVTVEGEFGEIPTASFSTPIAVDALQRTVAITGDGTALTDGAYVSYALTVFDGDTGAQVDAAGYDAAEPLAPIPVAAGTGIDEFFGCATVGSRIVLAVPGQGETAAQVYVLDVLEVTPADQWCQVVDPDTAMPTVTFDENGAPTIAIPDSGPPSGVVVDVLTEGDGAVVEPGDSVTVNYTGVKWSDGTVFDSSWEKGSPATFQTTQVVSGFQRALEGQKVGSTVLVSMSPLCGYGEASVTNTSALAGETLVFVVEIISSQPAAG, from the coding sequence GTGCGATCACGTTCCGTTCTTGCCCTGACCGTTGCCGCCACCGCGGCTCTTCTCTTGGCCGGCTGCACGTCGTCCTCCGAAAGCGACCCCACCGCGACCACCGCCAACAACGGCGGACTGTGCGCGGCAGCGGCGGACTCGGGGCCCGTCTCGGAGTCGGTGACCGTCGAGGGAGAGTTCGGGGAGATTCCCACGGCGTCGTTCTCGACCCCCATCGCTGTCGATGCGCTCCAGCGCACCGTTGCGATCACCGGCGACGGTACGGCGCTGACCGACGGGGCTTACGTGTCATATGCCCTCACCGTCTTCGACGGCGACACCGGGGCGCAGGTGGATGCCGCAGGATATGACGCTGCCGAACCGCTCGCCCCGATCCCGGTGGCAGCAGGCACGGGCATCGATGAGTTCTTCGGATGCGCGACGGTGGGTTCCCGGATCGTTCTGGCGGTTCCCGGACAGGGCGAAACCGCAGCGCAGGTCTACGTCCTCGATGTGCTCGAGGTCACGCCCGCTGATCAGTGGTGCCAGGTCGTGGACCCAGACACCGCCATGCCGACCGTCACGTTCGACGAGAACGGTGCCCCGACCATCGCGATTCCCGACTCCGGCCCGCCGAGCGGTGTCGTCGTCGATGTCCTTACCGAGGGTGATGGCGCGGTCGTCGAGCCCGGCGACAGCGTCACCGTCAACTACACCGGCGTGAAGTGGAGCGACGGCACCGTCTTCGACTCCAGCTGGGAGAAGGGCTCACCCGCGACCTTCCAGACGACGCAGGTCGTGTCCGGATTCCAGCGAGCGCTGGAAGGGCAGAAGGTCGGCTCCACCGTCCTCGTTTCGATGTCCCCGCTGTGCGGATACGGCGAGGCATCCGTGACCAACACCAGTGCGCTGGCCGGCGAGACCCTCGTGTTCGTCGTGGAGATCATCTCCAGCCAGCCTGCAGCCGGCTGA
- the pflA gene encoding pyruvate formate-lyase-activating protein translates to MAAVALPQPTVHAGRLETHHARLEAARAGEMGSVHSWELVTAVDGPGTRMTLFLSGCPLRCQYCQNPDTWVQKDGTPTTLTEIVTRIRRYAGVFRATGGGLTISGGEPLQQPAFVARILREAADAGIHTAIDTSGYLGRNATDTMLDDVNLVLLDVKSGIPETYRAVTGRDLQPTIDFGDRLAARDIPVWIRFVLVPGLTDAEENVDAVAEIVSQWPNVQRVEVLPFHQMGASKWERLGRAYSLAGTRAPEPELIERVRQQFRARGLTTF, encoded by the coding sequence ATGGCCGCCGTCGCGCTCCCGCAGCCGACGGTCCACGCGGGCCGCCTCGAGACGCACCACGCGCGTCTGGAGGCGGCCCGCGCCGGCGAGATGGGAAGCGTCCACTCCTGGGAGCTGGTGACCGCCGTCGATGGGCCCGGCACTCGGATGACGTTGTTCCTGTCTGGCTGCCCGTTGCGCTGCCAGTACTGCCAGAACCCCGACACGTGGGTTCAGAAGGACGGCACGCCGACGACGCTGACCGAGATCGTCACCCGGATCCGCCGCTACGCCGGCGTCTTCCGGGCGACCGGCGGCGGGCTCACGATCTCGGGTGGCGAACCGCTGCAGCAGCCCGCGTTCGTGGCGCGCATCCTTCGCGAAGCGGCGGATGCCGGCATCCACACCGCCATCGACACGTCAGGCTACCTCGGTCGCAACGCGACCGACACGATGCTCGACGACGTCAACCTCGTCCTGCTGGATGTGAAATCCGGCATCCCCGAGACCTATCGCGCCGTCACCGGTCGCGACCTGCAGCCGACCATCGACTTCGGCGATCGCCTCGCAGCCCGCGACATCCCGGTATGGATCCGCTTCGTGCTGGTGCCGGGGCTCACGGATGCCGAAGAGAACGTCGACGCCGTCGCGGAGATCGTCTCGCAGTGGCCGAACGTGCAGCGCGTCGAGGTGCTCCCCTTCCACCAGATGGGCGCCTCCAAGTGGGAGCGCCTCGGGCGCGCCTACTCTCTCGCCGGGACCAGGGCCCCGGAACCGGAGCTGATCGAGCGGGTTCGCCAGCAGTTCCGCGCCCGCGGCCTGACGACCTTCTAG
- the pflB gene encoding formate C-acetyltransferase — MSTVTPTPVDQADAIPAAWDGFVAGPWQDAIDVRDFIQRNYTPYGGDASFLTGATERTQRVWQTLTAMFPAERERGVYDVDATTPSTITAHAPGYIAREDELIVGLQTDAPLKRAIMPYGGWRMVKGALETYGYEVPQDLEKIFTTYRKTHNDGVFDVYPPAVRRARSSHLITGLPDAYGRGRIIGDYRRVALYGTTALIDAKKAEHAELDMHFSTEDIIRDREENAEQIRALQELTRMAESYGYDIARPAANAREALQWLYFAYLGAVKEQNGAAMSFGRNTAFLDVYIQRDLAAGILDETAAQELIDDLVIKLRIVRFLRTPEYDALFSGDPTWVTESLGGTGVDGRTLVTKTAFRFLQTLYNLGPAPEPNLTVLWSNDLPEGFKEFCAKVSIDTSSIQYESDSLIRGLCGDDAAIACCVSPMSVGKQMQFFGARVNLAKTLLYAINGGRDEVTGKQIAPVMPAVAGDVLEYDDVRTKFRTMMEWLAATYVDALNCIHYMHDKYAYERLEMALHDREVLRTMACGIAGLSVAADSLSAIKYATVTPVRDETGLVVDYLVDGEFPVYGNDDDRVDDIARELMTEFMEMLRTHPTYRNAVHTQSVLTITSNVVYGKATGNTPDGRRAGAPFAPGANPMNGRDTHGMLAATLSVAKLPFEQAQDGISLTTTVVPAGLGRTEQERVTNLVGLLDAQMAAGGYHLNVNVLSRETLEDAMENPENYPQLTIRVSGYAVNFVRLTREQQLDVISRTFHAGV; from the coding sequence ATGAGCACCGTCACCCCCACCCCCGTCGACCAGGCTGACGCGATCCCCGCGGCCTGGGATGGATTCGTCGCCGGCCCCTGGCAGGATGCCATCGACGTCCGCGATTTCATCCAGCGCAACTACACCCCCTATGGCGGTGATGCGTCGTTCCTGACGGGCGCGACCGAGCGCACGCAGCGCGTCTGGCAGACGCTCACGGCGATGTTCCCCGCCGAACGCGAGCGTGGCGTCTACGACGTCGACGCCACCACCCCCTCGACGATCACCGCGCACGCGCCGGGCTATATCGCCCGCGAGGACGAGCTGATCGTGGGTCTGCAGACGGATGCGCCGCTCAAGCGCGCGATCATGCCGTACGGCGGCTGGCGGATGGTCAAGGGAGCCCTGGAAACCTACGGCTACGAGGTGCCCCAGGATCTCGAGAAGATCTTCACGACCTACCGCAAGACCCACAACGACGGCGTCTTCGACGTCTACCCTCCCGCTGTCCGTCGTGCTCGCAGCAGTCACCTCATCACGGGGCTGCCGGATGCCTACGGTCGTGGTCGCATCATCGGCGACTACCGCCGCGTTGCGCTGTACGGCACGACGGCACTCATTGACGCGAAGAAGGCCGAGCACGCCGAGCTCGACATGCACTTCTCGACCGAGGACATCATCCGAGACCGGGAAGAGAACGCGGAGCAGATCCGCGCGCTGCAGGAACTTACGCGCATGGCCGAGTCCTACGGCTACGACATCGCGCGTCCCGCCGCCAACGCCCGCGAGGCTCTGCAGTGGCTCTACTTCGCCTACCTCGGCGCTGTGAAGGAGCAAAACGGCGCGGCGATGAGCTTCGGGCGCAACACCGCGTTCTTGGATGTCTACATCCAGCGGGACCTTGCCGCCGGCATCCTGGACGAAACCGCGGCGCAGGAACTCATCGACGACCTCGTCATCAAGCTTCGGATCGTGCGGTTCCTGCGCACGCCCGAGTACGACGCCCTGTTCTCCGGCGACCCGACCTGGGTGACCGAGTCGCTGGGGGGCACGGGCGTTGACGGGCGCACCCTGGTGACCAAGACCGCGTTCCGGTTCCTGCAGACCCTGTACAACCTGGGTCCCGCGCCCGAACCGAACCTCACGGTGCTGTGGTCCAATGATCTGCCCGAGGGATTCAAGGAGTTCTGCGCGAAGGTCTCAATCGACACCTCCTCGATCCAGTACGAGTCCGACTCCCTCATCCGCGGCCTGTGCGGCGACGACGCGGCGATCGCATGCTGCGTCTCCCCGATGAGCGTCGGCAAGCAGATGCAGTTCTTCGGCGCCCGCGTGAACCTCGCCAAGACGCTGTTGTACGCCATCAACGGCGGGCGTGACGAGGTCACCGGAAAGCAGATCGCACCGGTCATGCCCGCGGTGGCAGGAGATGTCCTCGAGTACGACGACGTGCGGACAAAGTTCCGAACGATGATGGAGTGGCTCGCGGCGACCTACGTCGACGCGTTGAACTGCATCCACTACATGCACGACAAGTACGCGTACGAGCGGCTCGAGATGGCTCTCCACGACCGTGAGGTGCTCCGCACGATGGCCTGCGGCATCGCCGGACTGTCGGTGGCAGCCGACTCCCTGTCGGCGATCAAGTACGCGACGGTCACACCGGTGCGTGATGAGACGGGTCTCGTCGTCGACTACCTCGTCGACGGGGAGTTCCCGGTCTACGGCAACGACGATGACCGGGTCGATGACATCGCCCGCGAGCTCATGACCGAGTTCATGGAGATGCTGCGCACCCACCCGACGTACCGGAACGCGGTTCACACGCAGTCGGTGCTGACCATCACCTCCAACGTCGTCTACGGAAAGGCCACGGGTAACACGCCCGACGGACGCCGCGCCGGCGCTCCCTTCGCCCCGGGTGCCAACCCCATGAACGGACGGGACACGCACGGGATGCTGGCCGCGACCCTCTCGGTCGCCAAGCTCCCGTTCGAGCAGGCGCAGGACGGCATCTCGCTGACGACGACCGTGGTTCCCGCGGGCCTGGGTCGGACGGAGCAGGAGCGCGTGACCAACCTCGTCGGACTGCTGGATGCCCAGATGGCCGCCGGTGGATACCACCTCAACGTCAACGTGCTCTCCCGCGAGACGCTCGAGGACGCGATGGAGAACCCGGAGAACTACCCGCAACTGACCATCCGGGTCTCCGGCTATGCCGTCAACTTCGTCCGCCTCACGCGCGAGCAGCAGCTCGACGTGATCAGCCGCACCTTCCACGCGGGAGTGTGA
- a CDS encoding GlsB/YeaQ/YmgE family stress response membrane protein has translation MGFFAFAILGILTGIIAPIILPGKHVGGWFVAILLGLLGAMVGGWIAGLFGLDVYTTFWNFSGWVFALIGSIVVLLLFGLIFGRKRSSHLVV, from the coding sequence GTGGGGTTTTTCGCCTTCGCCATTCTCGGCATCCTGACGGGCATCATCGCCCCTATCATCCTGCCCGGCAAACACGTCGGCGGCTGGTTCGTCGCGATACTGCTGGGTCTGCTCGGCGCCATGGTCGGCGGATGGATCGCCGGGCTGTTCGGACTCGATGTCTACACGACGTTCTGGAACTTCTCGGGCTGGGTCTTCGCGCTGATCGGCTCGATCGTCGTGCTCCTGCTGTTCGGGCTCATCTTCGGACGCAAGCGCAGCTCACACCTTGTGGTCTGA
- a CDS encoding Mur ligase family protein yields MTTDPANLPPVLRPENPPVHRFADLAAHLGAPIEHHPVDADATDVGADPSAPVTGLTLATADLRPGDLFVAVQGGTRHGAEFAGDAAARGAVAVVTDAAGRERALASGLPTLVVPDPRGCLGALSAWIYATGPGDALPILFGTTGTNGKTSVSHLLEGILTQLGVTSGLSSTAERHIAGDVIVSRLTTPEAYEMHALLALMRERGVEAVAVEVSAQALSRQRVDGIVFDVAGFTNLSHDHLDDYADMAEYFQAKVPLFRPDRSRRAVICLDSASGADVVDACEVPYVTIGTPAIAADPDAAAAADWTVEIVDEQPDGTRFRLSGPAGRTLTTTVPVIGRHMAANAAQAIVMITEAGYDWGRISEALDQGVIRAYLPGRTELLSGASGPAIYVDFGHSPDAFEKTLAAVRRVTPGRVLMLFGADGDRDKSKRHDMGRTAVEGSDILVITDHHPRFENPDSIRATLLEGARRARPDAEIHEYSPPERAIVEAVALVGDGDAILWAGPGHQDYRDIRGERTPYSARELSRRALRDAGWPVPEPRWPVPYPD; encoded by the coding sequence ATGACGACAGATCCCGCGAACCTGCCGCCCGTGCTCCGGCCGGAGAATCCGCCCGTGCACCGATTCGCGGACCTCGCGGCCCACCTGGGAGCGCCGATCGAGCACCACCCCGTCGACGCAGACGCCACGGATGTGGGAGCCGACCCCTCGGCACCCGTGACTGGCCTCACCCTCGCTACCGCCGACCTTCGCCCCGGCGACCTGTTCGTCGCCGTCCAGGGCGGGACGCGCCATGGTGCGGAGTTCGCCGGCGATGCAGCGGCCCGCGGCGCCGTGGCGGTTGTCACGGATGCGGCGGGGCGTGAGCGCGCCCTTGCGAGCGGACTGCCGACCCTGGTCGTCCCCGACCCGCGGGGGTGTCTCGGGGCGCTGTCGGCCTGGATCTACGCCACCGGACCGGGGGACGCGCTCCCGATCCTGTTCGGGACGACCGGCACGAACGGCAAGACGAGCGTGTCGCACCTGCTCGAAGGCATCCTGACCCAACTCGGCGTCACCTCCGGACTCTCCTCCACGGCGGAGCGTCACATCGCCGGTGATGTCATCGTCTCCCGTCTGACAACGCCCGAAGCCTACGAGATGCACGCACTGCTGGCCCTCATGCGCGAGCGCGGCGTCGAGGCCGTAGCCGTCGAGGTGAGCGCTCAGGCCCTCAGCCGCCAGCGCGTGGATGGCATCGTGTTCGACGTCGCCGGGTTCACCAACCTCTCGCACGATCACCTGGACGACTACGCAGACATGGCGGAGTACTTCCAGGCGAAGGTGCCGCTGTTTCGTCCCGACCGCTCCCGCCGCGCCGTGATCTGCCTCGACTCGGCCTCGGGCGCGGACGTCGTCGACGCCTGCGAGGTCCCGTACGTGACGATCGGAACCCCGGCGATCGCCGCCGATCCGGATGCCGCAGCAGCGGCCGACTGGACGGTCGAGATCGTCGACGAGCAGCCGGACGGCACGCGGTTCCGCCTGTCCGGACCGGCGGGCCGCACCCTGACCACCACGGTTCCCGTGATCGGGCGCCACATGGCTGCCAATGCCGCCCAGGCGATCGTCATGATCACCGAGGCCGGCTACGACTGGGGTCGGATCTCCGAGGCCCTCGATCAGGGCGTCATCCGCGCCTACCTGCCGGGTCGCACCGAGCTTCTCTCCGGTGCCTCCGGCCCTGCGATTTACGTCGATTTCGGCCACTCCCCCGACGCGTTCGAGAAGACGCTCGCTGCCGTGCGACGTGTCACACCGGGCCGGGTCCTCATGCTCTTCGGCGCCGACGGCGACCGCGACAAGAGCAAACGGCACGATATGGGTCGCACCGCCGTCGAGGGCAGCGACATCCTTGTCATCACCGACCACCACCCGCGGTTCGAGAACCCCGACTCCATCCGGGCGACGCTGCTGGAGGGCGCGCGGCGAGCACGCCCAGATGCCGAGATCCACGAATACTCTCCGCCGGAGCGGGCGATCGTCGAGGCTGTCGCGCTGGTCGGCGACGGCGATGCCATCCTCTGGGCAGGTCCCGGTCACCAGGACTACCGCGACATCCGCGGCGAGCGCACCCCCTACTCGGCCCGGGAGCTGTCGCGCCGCGCACTGCGCGACGCCGGCTGGCCCGTTCCCGAGCCGCGCTGGCCGGTTCCCTACCCCGACTGA
- a CDS encoding M50 family metallopeptidase: MDLVAFIVGVVVLVVGLAISIALHEIGHLVPAKRFGVRVGQYMVGFGPTLWSRRRGETEYGVKAIPLGGYISMAGMYPPSPAARGAADGSGAPGRAGGGFFATMVQDARAANDETLDSADDNRVFYRLPVYKRVIIMLGGPLMNLVFALVLMTLVLSGIGVQTVTSTVASVSACVPAQAAQECQAGDPPSPAAAAGIQPGDVIVSVDGQDVADFAEAATLIQAAPGQSVPIVVDRDGQSVSLTVTPDTVTRQIVDENGQTVDSEVGVIGVTGTVDYVRQPIWSAPVAVAENVGAVAGLVVQLPVKVYETAATLVTGEQRDPNGLRSIVGAGAIAGEVAATDAPVVNRVAVILSLLAALNISLFVFNLIPLLPLDGGHIAVALWGGIRSWWARVRGKAQPAPVDATKLAPLTFVVVIALVVMGGILIIADLVNPISLFG, translated from the coding sequence GTGGATCTGGTCGCCTTCATCGTCGGTGTCGTCGTGCTCGTGGTGGGCCTGGCGATCTCGATCGCGCTGCATGAGATCGGTCATCTCGTTCCTGCGAAGCGCTTTGGGGTGCGGGTCGGCCAGTACATGGTTGGTTTCGGACCCACGCTGTGGTCACGTCGCCGAGGTGAAACCGAGTACGGCGTGAAGGCGATTCCTCTGGGCGGCTATATCTCGATGGCGGGGATGTACCCGCCCTCGCCGGCGGCCCGCGGTGCGGCGGACGGTTCCGGGGCGCCGGGTCGAGCGGGCGGCGGCTTCTTCGCAACGATGGTCCAGGACGCCCGCGCGGCCAACGACGAGACGCTGGATAGTGCCGACGACAACCGCGTCTTCTACCGGCTGCCGGTCTACAAGCGCGTCATCATCATGCTCGGTGGTCCGCTCATGAACCTCGTGTTCGCGCTCGTGCTGATGACACTCGTGCTCAGCGGCATCGGTGTGCAGACTGTGACGAGCACCGTCGCGTCGGTAAGTGCCTGTGTTCCCGCGCAGGCTGCGCAGGAGTGCCAGGCAGGCGATCCGCCCTCACCGGCAGCGGCAGCAGGCATCCAACCCGGTGACGTCATCGTGTCGGTTGACGGTCAGGACGTCGCGGACTTCGCCGAGGCTGCAACGCTCATCCAGGCGGCACCGGGTCAGAGCGTGCCGATCGTGGTCGATCGCGACGGCCAGAGCGTGTCCCTCACGGTGACGCCCGACACCGTGACCCGTCAGATCGTGGATGAGAACGGCCAGACCGTCGACTCGGAGGTCGGGGTCATCGGCGTCACGGGGACGGTCGACTACGTGCGTCAACCGATCTGGTCGGCTCCGGTCGCGGTCGCTGAGAACGTCGGCGCCGTTGCCGGGCTCGTCGTGCAGCTTCCGGTGAAGGTCTACGAGACTGCCGCGACGCTCGTGACGGGTGAGCAGCGTGATCCCAACGGTCTGCGAAGCATCGTCGGCGCCGGCGCGATCGCCGGGGAGGTCGCCGCAACCGATGCGCCCGTCGTGAACCGGGTGGCCGTCATCCTGTCGCTCCTGGCAGCGCTGAATATCTCGCTGTTCGTGTTCAACCTCATCCCGCTGCTGCCGCTGGACGGCGGGCACATCGCCGTCGCGCTGTGGGGCGGCATCCGCAGCTGGTGGGCGCGGGTGCGTGGCAAAGCCCAACCCGCTCCGGTCGATGCGACCAAGCTCGCGCCGCTGACCTTTGTCGTGGTGATCGCCCTGGTCGTGATGGGCGGCATTCTGATCATCGCCGATCTCGTGAACCCGATCTCCCTCTTCGGTTGA